TGAGTAGAATGATAAACTTATGAGAAAGAGCCCACTTTAATGTAGCGACATATCGCGGTGAAGAATGAGAATTGCGACGTTTTGTTTTTTTGAGTAGTAAAAAAGCCATAAGTGGAACAACTGTTAACGCAACGATTAAAGAAGAAAGGATAGAATATACAACTGCTAATACCATAGGTAACATTAGTTTTCCAATTACTCCCGATACGAGACCGATAGGTAAAAAAACGGCGACTGTTGTTAAAGTAGAAGAGGTAATTGCGACTGCGACCTCTTTCGTTGCTTCAAGAATAATATTTTTAGAGAAGGTTTCTTTTTGTAAACGACGGAAAATGTTCTCGATGACAACGATACTATCATCGACGAGACGTCCCACAGCAACGGCTAAGCCACCAAGAGTTAGAATGTTAAGCGTGATGTTGGATTGATGGAGTAAAAATAGTGTTAATAAAATAGAGAGCGGAATACTAACGACAGCGATGAGTGTTGTTCGGAAGCTGCGTAAAAAGATTAAGATAATGAGAGTTGCAGCAATTGCCCCAAGGATTACTTCTTTGCCCATACTAGTAACAGCATTTTCAACTTGCTCATGAGTTGAAGCTAGAAGTTTAATAGAAAACTGATCTTTATATTGCTTGCTTATATCTTTAATCTTTTTATCAATCTCTTTTCCAATTGCAACCGCGTTTTTACTTGGCTCTTTCATGATGATTAATCCTGTTCCTTCTTCTCCGTTAATGTGCGAGATTGTATCATGATGTTGTTTTAGTTCAATTTGAGCGACATCTTGTAACTTTACTTGAGGTGTAACGGTAATATTTTTAATGTCATTTGCATTTTTTATATCTCCGATGACACGAAGGTTGTATTCTTCCTTATTAACGGTAATTGCTCCGGCTGGAGTGGAAGTTTCTTTTCCTTGTAAAACTGCTAATACTTGCTCTGATGTTACGTTTTTATCTTTTAGTTGGTTAGGGTCAAGTACGATGGATAATTCGGAAGTTGATTTTCCGAAAAACATAACATTGGCAACACCGTCAATGCTTTCGAGTTGTGGTACGATTTCTTTCTCGATTTGTTTTTCGTCAGCTTTTGAAAATCCGTTCTGCTTCTGGATGGTAATTTGAGCGAGTGGAATCATAGAAGTATTTAATTGGCTAACTACAGGCTTAGTTACATCTTTAGGTAATTTAATTGTATTAATTGTTTTTTCGACTTCGCGTGCCGCGTCTTTCATATTTGCCTTGGATGTATATGCAATGTCGATGCGTGATAATCCCTCGTTTGTGGAAGAAGTGATGCCATCGATATGTTCTAAATTACGAAATTGTTTTTCAAGGGGATCAGTTACGTCCTTGGCCATCGTTTCAGCATCGAGTCCTTGAGATAATGTCGTGACAGTTATTGCAGGGTTATCGATACTTGGTAAAAATTCCATAGGTAATTTAGAGCCAGAATAAACACCGAGTATGGAAATGAGAAAAACCATGATAATAATAGCGGCTCGGTTTTTTAATGAAAATTTTGTTAACCTATCCATAAGATAATTCCTCCATTAGTTTATTTATAGTTTTGTGGGCACTTTCTTACTATATAACAAAAAATGGATATCTTTCATTAATTAAATGTAAAAAAATTCTAACAATAATCTTAAGTTAATATTTCGAGGGGAAGTTCGTTATTTGTGGAAGTAAAGTTCCTGATTGGAGAGAAAAATCAGGAATTAAAGTTTTGCTCTAGTATAGTGGCCTCGTTTTTTGTTACTCTACATTTAAATAGTTATTTGTCTTTGTTAAGTAGAACTGTGGTAAATGTAAAATTAAAAAAGGAGAGGACTAAAGGTTAGGAAGTTGCCTGGTTGATGATAGTGTATAGTAACTTGTATACAATCAAAATGAATGTTTTCAGTAGAAAGGATAAGGGTTCTTTCTATAGAAGAAAGTAGGGTAGATAACTTTTTGTGTTTTTTTTATAAAAAATACTTGTTATTTAAAAACCATGATGGTATATTAATAAACGTCGCTGATGCGGAAACGCAGAAAACGACAAAAAAGAAATTAAAAAACATAGTTGACATCGAAAAATGAAGATGTTAATATGATGAAGTCGCTTCTGAAGCGGCGGACAAGTTCTTTGAAAACTGAACGAAACAAACAACGTGAACGTCAATTTTTATTTTTAGATGCTAGACAAACTAACTTTATTGGAGAGTTTGATCCTGGCTCAGGATGAACGCTGGCGGCGTGCCTAATACATGCAAGTCGAGCGAATGGATTAAGAGCTTGCTCTTATGAAGTTAGCGGCGGACGGGTGAGTAACACGTGGGTAACCTGCCCATAAGACTGGGATAACTCCGGGAAACCGGGGCTAATACCGGATAATATTTTGAACTGCATAGTTCGAAATTGAAAGGCGGCTTCGGCTGTCACTTATGGATGGACCCGCGTCGCATTAGCTAGTTGGTGAGGTAACGGCTCACCAAGGCAACGATGCGTAGCCGACCTGAGAGGGTGATCGGCCACACTGGGACTGAGACACGGCCCAGACTCCTACGGGAGGCAGCAGTAGGGAATCTTCCGCAATGGACGAAAGTCTGACGGAGCAACGCCGCGTGAGTGATGAAGGCTTTCGGGTCGTAAAACTCTGTTGTTAGGGAAGAACAAGTGCTAGTTGAATAAGCTGGCACCTTGACGGTACCTAACCAGAAAGCCACGGCTAACTACGTGCCAGCAGCCGCGGTAATACGTAGGTGGCAAGCGTTATCCGGAATTATTGGGCGTAAAGCGCGCGCAGGTGGTTTCTTAAGTCTGATGTGAAAGCCCACGGCTCAACCGTGGAGGGTCATTGGAAACTGGGAGACTTGAGTGCAGAAGAGGAAAGTGGAATTCCATGTGTAGCGGTGAAATGCGTAGAGATATGGAGGAACACCAGTGGCGAAGGCGACTTTCTGGTCTGTAACTGACACTGAGGCGCGAAAGCGTGGGGAGCAAACAGGATTAGATACCCTGGTAGTCCACGCCGTAAACGATGAGTGCTAAGTGTTAGAGGGTTTCCGCCCTTTAGTGCTGAAGTTAACGCATTAAGCACTCCGCCTGGGGAGTACGGCCGCAAGGCTGAAACTCAAAGGAATTGACGGGGGCCCGCACAAGCGGTGGAGCATGTGGTTTAATTCGAAGCAACGCGAAGAACCTTACCAGGTCTTGACATCCTCTGAAAACTCTAGAGATAGAGCTTCTCCTTCGGGAGCAGAGTGACAGGTGGTGCATGGTTGTCGTCAGCTCGTGTCGTGAGATGTTGGGTTAAGTCCCGCAACGAGCGCAACCCTTGATCTTAGTTGCCATCATTAAGTTGGGCACTCTAAGGTGACTGCCGGTGACAAACCGGAGGAAGGTGGGGATGACGTCAAATCATCATGCCCCTTATGACCTGGGCTACACACGTGCTACAATGGACGGTACAAAGAGCTGCAAGACCGCGAGGTGGAGCTAATCTCATAAAACCGTTCTCAGTTCGGATTGTAGGCTGCAACTCGCCTACATGAAGCTGGAATCGCTAGTAATCGCGGATCAGCATGCCGCGGTGAATACGTTCCCGGGCCTTGTACACACCGCCCGTCACACCACGAGAGTTTGTAACACCCGAAGTCGGTGGGGTAACCTTTATGGAGCCAGCCGCCTAAGGTGGGACAGATGATTGGGGTGAAGTCGTAACAAGGTAGCCGTATCGGAAGGTGCGGCTGGATCACCTCCTTTCTATGGAGAATTGATGAACGCAGTTCATCAATAAACGTTGACTTGTTTTGTTTCGTTCAGTTTTGAGAGAACTATCTCTCAAGTTTAAATGTATGTTCTTTGAAAACTAGATAACAGTGTAGCTCATATTTTTTTAATTTTAGTTTGGTTAAGTTAGAAAGGGCGCACGGTGGATGCCTTGACACTAGGAGTCGATGAAGGACGGGACTAACGCCGATATGCTTCGGGGAGCTGTAAGTAAGCTTTGATCCGAAGATTTCCGAATGGGGAAACCCACTATACGTAATGGTATGGTATCCTTACCTGAATACATAGGGTATGGAAGACAGACCCAGGGAACTGAAACATCTAAGTACCTGGAGGAAGAGAAAGCAAATGCGATTTCCTGAGTAGCGGCGAGCGAAACGGAATCTAGCCCAAACCAAGAGGCTTGCCTCTTGGGGTTGTAGGACATTCTATACGGAGTTACAAAGGAACGAGGTAGACGAAGCGACCTGGAAAGGTCCGTCACAGAGGGTAACAACCCCGTAGTCGAAACTTCGTTCTCTCTTGAATGTATCCTGAGTACGGCGGAACACGTGAAATTCCGTCGGAATCTGGGAGGACCATCTCCCAAGGCTAAATACTCCCTAGTGATCGATAGTGAACCAGTACCGTGAGGGAAAGGTGAAAAGCACCCCGGAAGGGGAGTGAAAGAGATCCTGAAACCGTGTGCCTACAAATAGTCAGAGCCCGTTAATGGGTGATGGCGTGCCTTTTGTAGAATGAACCGGCGAGTTACGATCCCGTGCGAGGTTAAGCTGAAGAGGCGGAGCCGCAGCGAAAGCGAGTCTGAATAGGGCGTTTAGTACGTGGTCGTAGACCCGAAACCAGGTGATCTACCCATGTCCAGGGTGAAGTTCAGGTAACACTGAATGGAGGCCCGAACCCACGCACGTTGAAAAGTGCGGGGATGAGGTGTGGGTAGCGGAGAAATTCCAATCGAACCTGGAGATAGCTGGTTCTCCCCGAAATAGCTTTAGGGCTAGCCTTAAGTGTAAGAGTCTTGGAGGTAGAGCACTGATTGAACTAGGGGTCCTCATCGGATTACCGAATTCAGTCAAACTCCGAATGCCAATGACTTATCCTTAGGAGTCAGACTGCGAGTGATAAGATCCGTAGTCAAGAGGGAAACAGCCCAGATCGCCAGCTAAGGTCCCAAAGTGTGTATTAAGTGGAAAAGGATGTGGAGTTGCTTAGACAACTAGGATGTTGGCTCAGAAGCAGCCACCATTTAAAGAGTGCGTAATAGCTCACTAGTCGAGTGACTCTGCGCCGAAAATGTACCGGGGCTAAATACACCACCGAAGCTGCGAATTGATACCAATGGTATCAGTGGTAGGGGAGCGTTCTAAGTGCAGTGAAGTCAGACCGGAAGGACTGGTGGAGCGCTTAGAAGTGAGAATGCCGGTATGAGTAGCGAAAGACGGGTGAGAATCCCGTCCACCGAATGCCTAAGGTTTCCTGAGGAAGGCTCGTCCGCTCAGGGTTAGTCAGGACCTAAGCCGAGGCCGACAGGCGTAGGCGATGGACAACAGGTTGATATTCCTGTACCACCTCTTTATCGTTTGAGCAATGGAGGGACGCAGAAGGATAGAAGAAGCGTGCGATTGGTTGTGCACGTCCAAGCAGTTAGGCTGATAAGTAGGCAAATCCGCTTATCGTGAAGGCTGAGCTGTGATGGGGAAGCTCCTTATGGAGCGAAGTCTTTGATTCCCCGCTGCCAAGAAAAGCTTCTAGCGAGATAAAAGGTGCCTGTACCGCAAACCGACACAGGTAGGCGAGGAGAGAATCCTAAGGTGTGCGAGAGAACTCTGGTTAAGGAACTCGGCAAAATGACCCCGTAACTTCGGGAGAAGGGGTGCTTTCTTAACGGAAAGCCGCAGTGAATAGGCCCAAGCGACTGTTTAGCAAAAACACAGGTCTCTGCGAAGCCGTAAGGCGAAGTATAGGGGCTGACACCTGCCCGGTGCTGGAAGGTTAAGGAGAGGGGTTAGCGTAAGCGAAGCTCTGAACTGAAGCCCCAGTAAACGGCGGCCGTAACTATAACGGTCCTAAGGTAGCGAAATTCCTTGTCGGGTAAGTTCCGACCCGCACGAAAGGTGTAACGATTTGGGCACTGTCTCAACCAGAGACTCGGTGAAATTATAGTACCTGTGAAGATGCAGGTTACCCGCGACAGGACGGAAAGACCCCGTGGAGCTTTACTGTAGCCTGATATTGAATTTTGGTACAGTTTGTACAGGATAGGCGGGAGCCATTGAAACCGGAGCGCTAGCTTCGGTGGAGGCGCTGGTGGGATACCGCCCTGACTGTATTGAAATTCTAACCTACGGGTCTTATCGACCCGGGAGACAGTGTCAGGTGGGCAGTTTGACTGGGGCGGTCGCCTCCTAAAGTGTAACGGAGGCGCCCAAAGGTTCCCTCAGAATGGTTGGAAATCATTCGTAGAGTGCAAAGGCATAAGGGAGCTTGACTGCGAGACCTACAAGTCGAGCAGGGACGAAAGTCGGGCTTAGTGATCCGGTGGTTCCGCATGGAAGGGCCATCGCTCAACGGATAAAAGCTACCCCGGGGATAACAGGCTTATCTCCCCCAAGAGTCCACATCGACGGGGAGGTTTGGCACCTCGATGTCGGCTCATCGCATCCTGGGGCTGTAGTCGGTCCCAAGGGTTGGGCTGTTCGCCCATTAAAGCGGTACGCGAGCTGGGTTCAGAACGTCGTGAGACAGTTCGGTCCCTATCCGTCGTGGGCGCAGGAAATTTGAGAGGAGCTGTCCTTAGTACGAGAGGACCGGGATGGACGCACCGCTGGTGTACCAGTTGTTCTGCCAAGGGCATAGCTGGGTAGCTATGTGCGGAAGGGATAAGTGCTGAAAGCATCTAAGCATGAAGCCCCCCTCAAGATGAGATTTCCCATAGCGTAAGCTAGTAAGATCCCTGAAAGATGATCAGGTTGATAGGTTCGAGGTGGAAGCATGGTGACATGTGGAGCTGACGAATACTAATAGATCGAGGACTTAACCATATAATATGAAGCAAATGTTATCTAGTTTTGAAGGAATATGCCTTCATAGTTTGGTGATGATGGCAGAGAGGTCACACCCGTTCCCATACCGAACACGGAAGTTAAGCTCTCTAGCGCCGATGGTAGTTGGGACCTTGTCCCTGTGAGAGTAGGACGTCGCCAAGCAAAAACGAGAGAATATAAAAAACTTATTGACTTTCTGAGTGAATCAAGTATAATAATGTTTGTCTCAAATAAATATAGTCTGGTAATGATGGCAGAGAGGTCACACCCGTTCCCATACCGAACACGGAAGTTAAGCTCTCTAGCGCCGATGGTAGTTGGGACCTTGTCCCTGTGAGAGTAGGACGTTGCCAGGCAAAATGGAGGATTAGCTCAGCTGGGAGAGCACCTGCCTTACAAGCAGGGGGTCGGCGGTTCGATCCCGTCATCCTCCACCATATATGTCGGAGGGGTAGCGAAGTGGCTAAACGCGGCGGACTGTAAATCCGCTCCTTTGGGTTCGGCAGTTCGAATCTGCCCCCCTCCACCATTTCTTAATTATTGGGCTATAGCCAAGCGGTAAGGCAACGGACTTTGACTCCGTCATGCGCTGGTTCGAATCCAGCTAGCCCAGCCATTAAGAGCCATTAGCTCAGTTGGTAGAGCATCTGACTTTTAATCAGAGGGTCGAAGGTTCGAATCCTTCATGGCTCACCATTTTCTTAAAAAAATATGCGGGTGTGGCGGAATTGGCAGACGCACCAGACTTAGGATCTGGCGCCTTTGGCGTGGGGGTTCGACTCCCTTCACCCGCACTTTTAATGAAATATCTCATACATGTCTTGCGGAAGTAGTTCAGTGGTAGAATACAACCTTGCCAAGGTTGGGGTCGCGGGTTCGAATCCCGTCTTCCGCTCCAATTTTCAATATGACATGCCGGGGTGGCGGAACAGGCAGACGCACAGGACTTAAAATCCTGCGGTGGGTGACCACCGTGCGGGTTCGACCCCCGCCCTCGGCACCATATGCGCCCGTAGCTCAATTGGATAGAGCGTTTGACTACGGATCAAGAGGTTAGGGGTTCGACTCCTCTCGGGCGCGCTTTTATTAACGGGAAGTGGCTCAGCTTGGTAGAGCACCTGGTTTGGGACCAGGGGGTCGCAGGTTCAAATCCTGTCTTCCCGATTTTCCCAAAAACATGGGGCCTTAGCTCAGCTGGGAGAGCGCCTGCCTTGCACGCAGGAGGTCAGCGGTTCGATCCCGCTAGGCTCCACTTTATTTTTTATATGTCGGAGGTATACCCAAGTTCGGCTGAAGGGATCGGTCTTGAAAACCGACAGGCGGCGAGAGTCGCGCGGGGGTTCGAATCCCTCTACCTCCTCCATTTTTTTAAAAGTGGTTTAGTTACATATAAAAATGAATAAGATGTTAATTTTTTCCTTCATGGAGGTATACCCAAGTTCGGCTGAAGGGATCGGTCTTGAAAACCGACAGGCGGCGAGAGTCGCGCGGGGGTTCGAATCCCTCTACCTCCTCCATTTATTTTTAAAACATAATATCGTCGCGGGGTGGAGCAGTACGGTAGCTCGTCGGGCTCATAACCCGAAGGTCGCAGGTTCAAATCCTGTCCCCGCAACCAATGGTCCCGTGGTGTAGTGGTTAACATGCCTGCCTGTCACGCAGGAGATCGCCGGTTCGACCCCGGTCGGGACCGCCATTTTATGTTGGCTCGGTAGCTCAGTCGGTAGAGCAGAGGACTGAAAATCCTCGTGTCGGCGGTTCGATTCCGTCCCGAGCCACCATTTTTTTGTTTTTTTTTATGCCGGCTTAGCTCAATTGGTAGAGCAACTGACTTGTAATCAGTAGGTTGGGGGTTCAAGTCCTCTAGCCGGCATCATTTAGGGGCATAGTTTAAAGGTAGAACTGAGGTCTCCAAAACCTCCAGTGTGGGTTCAATTCCTACTGCCCCTGTAAAGTATATGGGCCTATAGCTCAGCTGGTTAGAGCGCACGCCTGATAAGCGTGAGGTCGATGGTTCGAGTCCATTTAGGCCCACCATATATTCCGCAGTAGCTCAGTGGTAGAGCTATCGGCTGTTAACCGATCGGTCGTAGGTTCGAGTCCTACCTGCGGAGCCATGGCCCGTTGGTCAAGTGGTTAAGACACCGCCCTTTCACGGCGGTAACACGGGTTCGAATCCCGTACGGGTCATAAAAAAAGAGTCAGCATATTGCTGACTCTTTTTTATTATGTATAAGCCTCTTTTTATCACCTTATTTTCCTCAAATAAATAAAGGGATTTAGGAAAAGCTATGGTATGTATTAAAAGGAGGAGATGAAAAATGACACAAGTTAGAGAACTTATGAGTACTCATATCGTACATTGTACTCCATTAGACAATGTATATGAGGCGGCTGTAAAAATGAAGGAAGAATCGGTTGGATTGATTCCTGTTATTGAAAATCAACAAGTTGTTGGGCTTGTTACTGATCGAGACTTAGTTGTTCGTGGGATTGCTGAAAAACATCCTGGATCTAATCAAATTACAAATGTGATGACAACAAACATTGTTTCAGTTTCTCCAGATGATTCTATTGAAAAAGCTACAGAATTAATGGCACAATATCAAATTAGACGGTTACCAGTAGTTGAGAGCGGTCAACTTGTTGGGATGCTAGCACTAGGTGATTTAGCTATAAGAAAATCAGCAGATGATCAAGCAGGGTTTGCTTTAAGTGAAATCTCGGAGCATACGGAATAAATTATGTATAAAGATCAGATACATTATTCTAGTATATATGGATTAAACTAATATGTTAGCGTGATGTATCTGAGACATTATATAATAAGTATAGAGTCAATATTTTTGACAGTTTTTTTAAATTTGTCATTCCTAATTTTTAATAAGAGAAAAAGTGATATACTGAGAGATATAAGTATTATGATAGATTTTGAATATAACAATATTTATTGTTAATGATGTAATAATGAATTAATATTTCCTACATAGATAAAGTGAAACTTTTATTATTGGGGGGCCATCCCCCAATAATTATTAGTTGAACCAATCGGGCTTTTACGGGCAGTTTTATCTCCCACCTAACTTCCTCGCATTCGCCGAATTTTGAGGTGGGAGTCTTACTGCACGCAAATAGCGGGATAAAAAGGGAAGGGGAATTATATGAGGGCTGTACAGGGCGATCCAAATTGGAATTTGGTTACAGATACATATATAGAACCAAATAATTTCGCTGAGTTATTTTCTTTGCTTGTACCTTGTCATCCAAAAGGTGAAGGGAAAGAGCGAACTATATTAGTATGGAAAGAAAAAGAATTTTATAAAGAAGAAAATTTAGCTGCATTTATCGTATATGGCATGAATAAAGTAAAAAATTTACCGCAGTTTCATAAAGATGAAATTCCAACTCTAGTACGTATTCTTCGTTTATGTCAAGAGATTGGTTGGTATGAAGAGGCAAATGCTTTTATGATGACCCAAGGGCTAGATGAATTTGTCCAAACTTCATTGGAGTATGAAACATGGGATCTTTTGACGAAAGCAGTTGCTTTAAACTATTTAATTATTAAATATCGTATTGGTGAATTAACAGCTGAGGATGTAGAAATTTGGGATCGAGTTAAATTTAATGAGAAATGTATAACAGATTGCAAACATCTATTATCTCATAAAGAAGTATTGGAATTTACATTTTTTTATATGTGTAAGCGAGCGAAAACACTATCAAAAGAGCAATTAAATAGTGATATGATGAGTCTAGCAATGTATTGTAATACTTTTGTGTATGATTTATATAAACATGACTTATTACGAAAGTATCGTAAGTGTACAGACTTCCTATCATATTATGGACCTAGTCAAGCAGTTTTAGCTTGTCAAAGGGCTGTACTTTCTCAAATTTCCGATCGATTAGACCCTTTAAAGACAACCCATGTAGATGATTATTTATATGTGATGAAAGAAATGATGGAGCATATGACGATAGGGGTAATGGATCGGTATGGTCATTTTATTGGAAAGTTACTATCATATGTACCATTTTTCGAAATGATCCAAGTGCCACAGCATGCATATTATTGTGAAGAATTACTGTATATTTGTAAGGGGATTGAATACAAAGAAGAAATACTACGCAATTATATATTTATACAATTACATGATTGTTTACCATCATTCTTTAAACTATTTCTTAAAAATAAGCGTTATGCAACGATTCATGATATTCTTTTCTATTGGTGCGACGATGAACAAAGAATGAGCTTAGAGAAAAAATATAATCTTAGTTTTATTTATGAAAAATATGCTTGTGGATAAACCGTACTTTACATATTAAAAATTAATATAAATTAAAAAGGATCTCAAGTTTATGTGAGATCCTTTTCTGTTAGTAAAGCAAGGAGAAAGTAACTAAGATAAGAAATAACATTCCATAAAGGAGAAGTTGTGCAGTATAACTTCCTTGTATACCAAAAAAAGTATTCATTTTTTTATATAAATTCAATATATATTTCATTGGATTATCTTTGAAAGATGGGTACACAGTGTCTCCTCTTTCTAAGCTTCTTGTTCGTGTTTTTGGTTATTAGGAATATGAACGTATCTAGCTATGAATAATAAAACACCTATAAAGAATACAGGAAGTACGGTAGATAAATAAAAACCATTACTAATTATATTTGTTATAAGAGCACTCAAAAGAAAAATTGCATTATAAACATGGGCAATTTTTTGTTTTAGCCGCATTTGTAATGCTTCCATAATGATTTCTAAGGCAACAAAAGCAATAATAATAGATAAGAATGCAGTGTTCGTATTATAAATGATTAAACAACAGATTAAACCTAAAAAGGCCAGGTATTCAATAAAGAGAGGTATATTGCGTGGCATATAATTTACCTAACTAAATATGGCAGTGGGTTCACTGCATTTGTTTTTTCAAAATTCCATTCCCCATTATGTAATTCAAAATGGAGATGTTGCCCGTATGAATGACCTGTGTTTCCCATATGACCTACTAATTGTCCAGTTTGTACTTGATCACCAGCTTGTACAGTGCGATCCTTCATATGAGCATAAACTGTTGTATATAATTTCCCATTTATTTGATGGGCGATGAACACGACATTGCCGTAGCTAGCCGAATAATAAGATTTCACAACTTTACCTGCAGCAGCAGCTTGAATAGAGACATTTCCTTGTGCAGCTATATCTATACCATAATGCATTTGCTCCCAGCGCATATCAAAAGTGGAGCTGATTTTCCCTTGAGTAGGGAATTTGAAAACTGCTGGAATTGATGCAGGTTGAGCTGTTTTAGCTTGTGCTTGATTTTGCACTACATAGTGTTTTGCTACATATCCGTATCCTGTGCCAAAACGAATTTTATACCAAGTACCTATCGTTTCTACTACTTGTACTTGTGTACCATTTTGTAATGAGCCAAGTAGAGTGCTACTTGTACTAGCGTTGCTACGTACATTTAATTTTGGTGTTGCAACAGTATAAGAAGGAGAACCTTGTACTGTTACACCTTTTACTAGAGGTGTGGATCCATTAGATACAAATGTTTTTTGTACGTATCCAATTTGACCGTTATGTAATATTTTGTACCAATCCCCTTGTTCACCTTCAATGGTAATGAATTGACCATTTGGTAATATATCTAGAATAGAAGACTCTGTATTAGGTTCAGAACGAACGTTTAATGCATTTGCATTTACGATATATTGATTCTTTGGTTGAACATTTTTTTTGAATAGAATTGCATCTTTTTTCATATAGCCTGTTTTGTTGTTAACAGATACTTTATACCAATCTTGAGTTGTCTCAAGAATAGTAACCGGGCTATTAAATCGAATGTTATCAATTATTGCACTGTCTGCATGGTTATTTTGATGTAGTGCAACGTTGTCAATTTTTACATATCCAGTTTTTACTGTAGATGGTTGCTTAGCAGCCGCTGTTTGTATATCGGATTCTCCCATAGAAGGAAGTAAAGAAGTAATTGCGATAGTAGTTGCTGTTAAAGCTGTAGCTTTCATATTCATGTAATAAAGACCCCCTCTAGTTGTATAGTTGTAATTTTATTATAGTATAAAGATATAATATATTGGTCGTATTCACATAAATGTAATATGAAATCAATAAAAATAATGCTAGAAGAGAGATTCGTATATAAATATTGTATATATCATTTGTGGGGTCGCATTTATATTTGTTTAACATGTTGAGATTTAATTCGCAATTAAGAAAATTA
This Bacillus mycoides DNA region includes the following protein-coding sequences:
- a CDS encoding DUF3965 domain-containing protein, which codes for MRAVQGDPNWNLVTDTYIEPNNFAELFSLLVPCHPKGEGKERTILVWKEKEFYKEENLAAFIVYGMNKVKNLPQFHKDEIPTLVRILRLCQEIGWYEEANAFMMTQGLDEFVQTSLEYETWDLLTKAVALNYLIIKYRIGELTAEDVEIWDRVKFNEKCITDCKHLLSHKEVLEFTFFYMCKRAKTLSKEQLNSDMMSLAMYCNTFVYDLYKHDLLRKYRKCTDFLSYYGPSQAVLACQRAVLSQISDRLDPLKTTHVDDYLYVMKEMMEHMTIGVMDRYGHFIGKLLSYVPFFEMIQVPQHAYYCEELLYICKGIEYKEEILRNYIFIQLHDCLPSFFKLFLKNKRYATIHDILFYWCDDEQRMSLEKKYNLSFIYEKYACG
- a CDS encoding efflux RND transporter permease subunit; this encodes MDRLTKFSLKNRAAIIIMVFLISILGVYSGSKLPMEFLPSIDNPAITVTTLSQGLDAETMAKDVTDPLEKQFRNLEHIDGITSSTNEGLSRIDIAYTSKANMKDAAREVEKTINTIKLPKDVTKPVVSQLNTSMIPLAQITIQKQNGFSKADEKQIEKEIVPQLESIDGVANVMFFGKSTSELSIVLDPNQLKDKNVTSEQVLAVLQGKETSTPAGAITVNKEEYNLRVIGDIKNANDIKNITVTPQVKLQDVAQIELKQHHDTISHINGEEGTGLIIMKEPSKNAVAIGKEIDKKIKDISKQYKDQFSIKLLASTHEQVENAVTSMGKEVILGAIAATLIILIFLRSFRTTLIAVVSIPLSILLTLFLLHQSNITLNILTLGGLAVAVGRLVDDSIVVIENIFRRLQKETFSKNIILEATKEVAVAITSSTLTTVAVFLPIGLVSGVIGKLMLPMVLAVVYSILSSLIVALTVVPLMAFLLLKKTKRRNSHSSPRYVATLKWALSHKFIILLTSFLLFAGSIAAYILLPKANIKSEDDTMLSVNMTFPTDYDSEAKKQKAFDFEKKLLSNSDVTDVILRMGSSAEDAQWGQTTKNNLATIFVVFKKGSDIDQYIKELKKEHNAFEPAELDYIKTSYSDSGGGNNLQFNVTATNETNLKKAANIVETKLKSMDALSKVKTNIEDSKKEWQIHIDQTKAEQLGLTPELVAQQVSFLMKKSPIGEISINNEKTTIMIEHKKASINKQEDILNTNILSPINGPIPLKDIATISEKQLQTEIFHKDGKETIQITAEASSEDLSKVSAEVNKAITDLDLPNGAKVNIAGATESMQENFTDLFKIMGIAIGIVYLIMVITFGQARAPFAILFSLPLAAIGGILGLIISRTPVDVNSLIGALMLIGIVVTNAIVLIERVQQNRENGMETREALLEAGSTRLRPIIMTAITTIVAMLPLLFGQSQAGSMVSKSLAVVVIGGLAVSTVLTLVVVPVMYELLDKIGRKRRSRRKISTSTETPDI
- a CDS encoding SH3 domain-containing protein translates to MNMKATALTATTIAITSLLPSMGESDIQTAAAKQPSTVKTGYVKIDNVALHQNNHADSAIIDNIRFNSPVTILETTQDWYKVSVNNKTGYMKKDAILFKKNVQPKNQYIVNANALNVRSEPNTESSILDILPNGQFITIEGEQGDWYKILHNGQIGYVQKTFVSNGSTPLVKGVTVQGSPSYTVATPKLNVRSNASTSSTLLGSLQNGTQVQVVETIGTWYKIRFGTGYGYVAKHYVVQNQAQAKTAQPASIPAVFKFPTQGKISSTFDMRWEQMHYGIDIAAQGNVSIQAAAAGKVVKSYYSASYGNVVFIAHQINGKLYTTVYAHMKDRTVQAGDQVQTGQLVGHMGNTGHSYGQHLHFELHNGEWNFEKTNAVNPLPYLVR
- a CDS encoding CBS domain-containing protein, with translation MTQVRELMSTHIVHCTPLDNVYEAAVKMKEESVGLIPVIENQQVVGLVTDRDLVVRGIAEKHPGSNQITNVMTTNIVSVSPDDSIEKATELMAQYQIRRLPVVESGQLVGMLALGDLAIRKSADDQAGFALSEISEHTE